Proteins from a single region of candidate division KSB1 bacterium:
- a CDS encoding DUF1116 domain-containing protein, whose protein sequence is MNIEKANNEATEKMMESRAVLTGLGKARDVIPGMADNLLLHAGPPITWARASGPMRGAITGSLIFENKAKDEQEAQVLIESGEFKLEPCHHYQTVGPMAGVTSPSMSVYIIENKTYGNRAFSNLNEGYGKVLRYGAYDQEVQTRLRWLEDVMAPVLHDAIQSAGGIDIKALLSEALHMGDEGHNRNKAGSILYLKALAPHVVKVCKDSETAAKVLQTIGDNALSVLNPVMAACKVMADAAHGVDGSTIITTMARNGTDFGIRVSGLGDRWFTAPAQIPKGLYFPGYGDDDANPDIGDSTITETAGIGGFAMASAPAIVTFVSGSAQDALNATLEMYEITCREHKYFTIPPLDFRGTPTGIDLRLVVETGISPRVNTGIAHKEPGIGQIGAGLVRPPMKIFEQALVHFAQEYNI, encoded by the coding sequence ATGAATATTGAAAAAGCAAATAACGAAGCCACCGAAAAAATGATGGAATCCCGAGCCGTACTAACCGGTTTGGGAAAAGCCCGTGATGTAATTCCGGGAATGGCGGATAACCTGCTGCTGCATGCCGGACCGCCAATTACCTGGGCTCGAGCTTCGGGACCCATGCGCGGAGCCATCACCGGTTCACTTATCTTTGAAAACAAAGCAAAAGATGAACAGGAAGCGCAAGTGCTCATCGAAAGTGGTGAATTTAAACTTGAACCATGCCACCACTACCAAACTGTGGGACCGATGGCAGGTGTTACTTCGCCGTCTATGTCGGTTTATATTATTGAAAACAAAACTTATGGTAATCGTGCATTTTCTAATCTGAATGAGGGCTATGGAAAAGTCTTGCGTTATGGCGCCTACGACCAGGAGGTCCAAACTCGTTTGAGATGGCTGGAGGATGTTATGGCTCCGGTATTGCATGATGCCATACAGTCAGCCGGAGGTATCGATATAAAGGCGCTGCTCTCTGAGGCGCTGCACATGGGCGATGAAGGACATAACCGCAATAAAGCAGGATCCATTCTTTACCTCAAGGCATTGGCGCCCCATGTTGTTAAAGTGTGCAAAGACAGTGAAACCGCAGCCAAAGTTCTGCAAACAATTGGAGACAATGCTTTAAGTGTCCTGAATCCGGTAATGGCTGCCTGTAAAGTTATGGCAGATGCCGCCCACGGCGTTGATGGCAGTACAATAATTACAACAATGGCACGGAACGGTACGGATTTCGGCATTCGGGTGAGTGGATTGGGTGATCGATGGTTCACCGCACCGGCACAGATTCCCAAGGGACTCTACTTCCCGGGTTATGGTGATGATGACGCTAACCCTGATATCGGTGACAGCACAATAACCGAGACTGCAGGTATTGGCGGATTCGCTATGGCTTCTGCTCCGGCAATCGTAACTTTTGTAAGTGGCTCGGCTCAAGACGCCTTGAACGCAACTCTGGAAATGTATGAAATCACTTGCCGGGAACATAAATATTTTACTATTCCTCCCCTGGATTTTCGCGGGACACCTACCGGCATCGATTTGCGGTTGGTGGTTGAAACAGGTATAAGTCCACGTGTAAACACAGGTATCGCGCATAAAGAACCGGGTATCGGTCAAATCGGGGCTGGACTGGTACGGCCGCCAATGAAAATATTTGAACAGGCGTTAGTTCACTTTGCACAAGAATACAATATTTAG